In the genome of Hemiscyllium ocellatum isolate sHemOce1 chromosome 12, sHemOce1.pat.X.cur, whole genome shotgun sequence, one region contains:
- the LOC132821007 gene encoding toll-like receptor 7 isoform X1 codes for MVKATSASALILLCFLFLLKIVVPLTPRWIPRSLPCDVSIGNNGSSIQVDCRSNRLQNIPANIPANTTSLNLADNQISYISSHHFSNLQNLTKLDLSWNLSPGKSMVIANDSFSSLRNLQELYLDQNHLDKIPKKLSLSLQLLSLNGSKILNVTKEDLPDLSNIETLHLSQNCYYHNPCNVSNHIGDGAFSSGNKLKTLSLGSNNLTSVPRKLPETLSSLYLHKNKIQIINHDDFEHLIDLEYLDLSQNCPRCFNAPFPCEPCPGDSSMHIHLYAFQRLSKLQTLILSSNSLHKIQSDWFQNCTNLKVLHLQMNFLIDEIATGDFLNYLPRLEELDLSFNYKITRYLKNINLSRNFSKLVALRELIIKGYVFKQLESQDLKPLYVLNNLTVLNLGTNFIKQANLTIIQKSTSLKIVDLSENRISPPSVNRNLLHDSTYKDKPLPFVESSLNKPNLLPGYTHLGYESLNDDDNNILGPKMQWACHSYGMTLDLSLNNIFFISPKQFKGFEKIRCLNLSANAIGQALNGTEFASLPNLKYLDLSYNRLDPAYDNAFKELWQLEVLDLSHNPHYFIVEGVTHKMGFIENLKYLKVLNLSNNGIFTLTEKGLNSASLEVLKFHGNRLDILWKKEDCRYINLFKNLTNLTYLDLSYNQLEHIPSEIYENLPRKLSYLSLSHNKLKMFNWDELHLSKNLLTLDLSHNYLTIVPDRLYNCTKSLQKLLLKDNKIIQLPISFFTSANRVKYLDLSYNEIKILQQTVFPTSEQLFLEVLVLKGNPFYCICELVPFIAWINTCDLDIPQLATDVTCESPESHRGQSIILLDQHTCAMNDLAASLSLASAIIIFCTLFMALTHHLFYWDVWYLYNLCTSKLNQYQYRTLKVQSCSYDAFIAYDTSDLAVTDWVVNELLVHLEDKGERQFCLCLEERDWELGMPVVENLSQSIHKSKKTVFLLTRKYVKTGTFKTAFYMAHQRLMDKNEDVIVLILLEPVLINSKYLKLRKRLCRSSVLHWPKNPNSEDFFWQCLRNAITANNKSRYNTIAEFT; via the coding sequence GTCAAAGCAACATCAGCTTCAGCACTAATTTTACTGTGCTTCCTCTTTCTACTCAAAATTGTTGTACCGCTCACACCCAGATGGATTCCCAGAAGCCTCCCATGTGATGTGAGTATAGGGAATAACGGCTCCTCTATTCAAGTAGACTGCAGAAGCAACCGGCTTCAAAATATACCAGCAAATATTCCTGCAAATACAACAAGTCTAAATCTGGCAGATAATCAGATTTCATACATTTCCAGTCACCATTTCTCCAACTTACAAAACCTAACCAAATTAGATTTGAGTTGGAACCTTTCACCTGGGAAGAGCATGGTTATTGCAAATGACAGCTTCTCCTCCCTGAGAAATCTACAAGAGTTATACCTGGATCAAAACCACCTCGATAAAATCCCTAAGAAACTCTCACTTAGTTTACAACTACTCAGCCTCAATGGCAGTAAGATTCTCAATGTAACAAAAGAGGACCTACCCGATCTGTCAAACATAGAAACACTTCACTTGTCACAAAACTGTTACTATCACAATCCGTGCAATGTGTCCAATCATATAGGTGATGGGGCATTTTCAAGTGGCAACAAACTGAAAACTCTATCGCTTGGCTCAAATAATTTAACCTCGGTTCCTCGAAAACTGCCAGAAACATTAAGTTCATTATATCTCCATAAAAACAAGATTCAAATTATAAACCATGATGATTTTGAACATCTGATTGATCTGGAATACCTTGACTTATCTCAAAACTGTCCCAGATGTTTTAATGCTCCATTCCCATGTGAACCCTGCCCTGGAGATAGCTCCATGCACATCCATCTCTACGCTTTTCAAAGGCTTTCAAAGTTACAGACATTAATTCTTTCCAGCAACAGCCTCCATAAAATACAAAGTGACTGGTTTCAGAATTGTACAAACTTGAAGGTTTTACATCTTCAAATGAATTTTTTGATTGATGAAATTGCTACTGGAGACTTTTTAAACTACCTACCCAGGCTAGAAGAACTAGACTTGTCATTCAACTATAAAATAACTCGATATCTCAAAAACATAAATCTCTCAAGAAACTTTTCCAAATTAGTTGCTTTGAGAGAATTAATTATTAAAGGTTATGTTTTCAAACAACTCGAATCCCAGGATCTGAAACCATTGTACGTTCTTAACAATCTTACTGTTCTCAACCTTGGAACAAATTTCATTAAGCAGGCAAACTTGACAATCATCCAAAAATCTACATCACTAAAGATAGTAGATCTTTCAGAAAATAGAATATCACCTCCATCAGTCAACAGAAATCTTCTACATGATTCTACATATAAAGATAAACCTCTCCCATTTGTAGAGTCGAGTTTAAACAAGCCAAATTTACTGCCAGGATATACCCATCTTGGATATGAATCCCTTAATGATGATGATAACAATATCCTGGGACCAAAGATGCAGTGGGCTTGTCATTCGTATGGGATGACATTGGATTTGAGTTTGAATAATATTTTCTTCATTAGCCCAAAGCAGTTTAAAGGCTTTGAGAAAATAAGGTGCCTGAATTTGTCAGCAAATGCAATTGGGCAAGCTTTAAATGGGACTGAGTTTGCTTCCTTGCCAAATTTGAAATATTTAGATCTTTCTTATAATCGACTTGATCCAGCTTATGATAATGCTTTTAAAGAACTGTGGCAACTGGAAGTGTTGGACTTAAGTCACAACCCGCACTATTTTATCGTTGAGGGTGTGACACATAAAATGGGATTTATTGAAAACCTTAAATATTTGAAAGTGTTAAATTTAAGCAACAATGGTATCTTCACCTTAACAGAGAAAGGATTAAACAGTGCCTCTTTGGAAGTTTTGAAATTCCATGGAAATCGGTTGGATATTTTGTGGAAGAAGGAGGATTGTAGATATATAAACTTATTTAAAAATCTAACAAATTTGACCTATCTTGATTTATCTTACAATCAACTTGAGCACATCCCATCTGAAATCTATGAAAATTTACCACGTAAATTATCATACTTGTCTTTGAGCCATAACAAACTAAAAATGTTTAATTGGGATGAACTTCACTTATCGAAGAACTTGCTGACTTTAGATCTGAGCCACAATTACTTAACCATTGTCCCTGATAGGCTGTATAATTGCACCAAGTCCCTCCAAAAACTGTTGCTGAAAGATAATAAAATCATTCAACTTCCCATAAGTTTCTTTACATCAGCAAACAGAGTAAAGTATCTTGATTTAAGTTATAACGAAATTAAAATATTGCAGCAGACAGTTTTTCCAACAAGTGAACAACTTTTCTTGGAAGTTCTGGTTTTAAAAGGGAATCCATTTTATTGCATTTGTGAACTTGTGCCATTTATTGCTTGGATTAATACATGCGATCTGGACATTCCTCAGTTGGCCACTGATGTTACCTGTGAATCTCCTGAAAGTCATCGAGGACAAAGCATTATTCTCCTTGATCAGCACACATGCGCAATGAATGATCTTGCAGCTTCACTAAGTTTGGCTTCTGCCATCATCATTTTTTGCACATTGTTTATGGCATTGACCCATCATTTGTTTTATTGGGATGTATGGTACTTGTACAACTTATGCACTTCTAAGCTGAACCAGTATCAGTATCGCACTCTTAAAGTACAGAGCTGCTCCTATGATGCATTCATTGCTTATGACACTTCAGATCTGGCTGTGACAGATTGGGTTGTCAATGAATTATTGGTTCATTTGGAAGATAAAGGTGAAAGGCAATTTTGCCTCTGTTTggaagagagagattgggaattAGGAATGCCTGTTGTCGAGAATCTTTCTCAAAGCATTCACAAAAGCAAAAAGACCGTGTTCTTGCTCACAAGGAAGTATGTCAAGACTGGAACTTTCAAAACAGCCTTTTACATGGCTCACCAAAGACTAATGGATAAAAATGAAGATGTGATCGTGTTGATCCTGCTGGAACCTGTTTTAATAAActcaaaatatctgaaattaaggaAGAGGTTATGTCGCAGCTCTGTGTTACATTGGCCTAAAAATCCTAATTCTGAAGACTTTTTCTGGCAATGCTTAAGAAATGCGATAACAGCAAACAATAAGTCAAGATACAATACAATTGCAGAATTCACTTGA
- the LOC132821007 gene encoding toll-like receptor 7 isoform X2, translated as MVKATSASALILLCFLFLLKIVVPLTPRWIPRSLPCDVSIGNNGSSIQVDCRSNRLQNIPANIPANTTSLNLADNQISYISSHHFSNLQNLTKLDLSWNLSPGKSMVIANDSFSSLRNLQELYLDQNHLDKIPKKLSLSLQLLSLNGSKILNVTKEDLPDLSNIETLHLSQNCYYHNPCNVSNHIGDGAFSSGNKLKTLSLGSNNLTSVPRKLPETLSSLYLHKNKIQIINHDDFEHLIDLEYLDLSQNCPRCFNAPFPCEPCPGDSSMHIHLYAFQRLSKLQTLILSSNSLHKIQSDWFQNCTNLKVLHLQMNFLIDEIATGDFLNYLPRLEELDLSFNYKITRYLKNINLSRNFSKLVALRELIIKGYVFKQLESQDLKPLYVLNNLTVLNLGTNFIKQANLTIIQKSTSLKINLLTLDLSHNYLTIVPDRLYNCTKSLQKLLLKDNKIIQLPISFFTSANRVKYLDLSYNEIKILQQTVFPTSEQLFLEVLVLKGNPFYCICELVPFIAWINTCDLDIPQLATDVTCESPESHRGQSIILLDQHTCAMNDLAASLSLASAIIIFCTLFMALTHHLFYWDVWYLYNLCTSKLNQYQYRTLKVQSCSYDAFIAYDTSDLAVTDWVVNELLVHLEDKGERQFCLCLEERDWELGMPVVENLSQSIHKSKKTVFLLTRKYVKTGTFKTAFYMAHQRLMDKNEDVIVLILLEPVLINSKYLKLRKRLCRSSVLHWPKNPNSEDFFWQCLRNAITANNKSRYNTIAEFT; from the exons GTCAAAGCAACATCAGCTTCAGCACTAATTTTACTGTGCTTCCTCTTTCTACTCAAAATTGTTGTACCGCTCACACCCAGATGGATTCCCAGAAGCCTCCCATGTGATGTGAGTATAGGGAATAACGGCTCCTCTATTCAAGTAGACTGCAGAAGCAACCGGCTTCAAAATATACCAGCAAATATTCCTGCAAATACAACAAGTCTAAATCTGGCAGATAATCAGATTTCATACATTTCCAGTCACCATTTCTCCAACTTACAAAACCTAACCAAATTAGATTTGAGTTGGAACCTTTCACCTGGGAAGAGCATGGTTATTGCAAATGACAGCTTCTCCTCCCTGAGAAATCTACAAGAGTTATACCTGGATCAAAACCACCTCGATAAAATCCCTAAGAAACTCTCACTTAGTTTACAACTACTCAGCCTCAATGGCAGTAAGATTCTCAATGTAACAAAAGAGGACCTACCCGATCTGTCAAACATAGAAACACTTCACTTGTCACAAAACTGTTACTATCACAATCCGTGCAATGTGTCCAATCATATAGGTGATGGGGCATTTTCAAGTGGCAACAAACTGAAAACTCTATCGCTTGGCTCAAATAATTTAACCTCGGTTCCTCGAAAACTGCCAGAAACATTAAGTTCATTATATCTCCATAAAAACAAGATTCAAATTATAAACCATGATGATTTTGAACATCTGATTGATCTGGAATACCTTGACTTATCTCAAAACTGTCCCAGATGTTTTAATGCTCCATTCCCATGTGAACCCTGCCCTGGAGATAGCTCCATGCACATCCATCTCTACGCTTTTCAAAGGCTTTCAAAGTTACAGACATTAATTCTTTCCAGCAACAGCCTCCATAAAATACAAAGTGACTGGTTTCAGAATTGTACAAACTTGAAGGTTTTACATCTTCAAATGAATTTTTTGATTGATGAAATTGCTACTGGAGACTTTTTAAACTACCTACCCAGGCTAGAAGAACTAGACTTGTCATTCAACTATAAAATAACTCGATATCTCAAAAACATAAATCTCTCAAGAAACTTTTCCAAATTAGTTGCTTTGAGAGAATTAATTATTAAAGGTTATGTTTTCAAACAACTCGAATCCCAGGATCTGAAACCATTGTACGTTCTTAACAATCTTACTGTTCTCAACCTTGGAACAAATTTCATTAAGCAGGCAAACTTGACAATCATCCAAAAATCTACATCACTAAAGATA AACTTGCTGACTTTAGATCTGAGCCACAATTACTTAACCATTGTCCCTGATAGGCTGTATAATTGCACCAAGTCCCTCCAAAAACTGTTGCTGAAAGATAATAAAATCATTCAACTTCCCATAAGTTTCTTTACATCAGCAAACAGAGTAAAGTATCTTGATTTAAGTTATAACGAAATTAAAATATTGCAGCAGACAGTTTTTCCAACAAGTGAACAACTTTTCTTGGAAGTTCTGGTTTTAAAAGGGAATCCATTTTATTGCATTTGTGAACTTGTGCCATTTATTGCTTGGATTAATACATGCGATCTGGACATTCCTCAGTTGGCCACTGATGTTACCTGTGAATCTCCTGAAAGTCATCGAGGACAAAGCATTATTCTCCTTGATCAGCACACATGCGCAATGAATGATCTTGCAGCTTCACTAAGTTTGGCTTCTGCCATCATCATTTTTTGCACATTGTTTATGGCATTGACCCATCATTTGTTTTATTGGGATGTATGGTACTTGTACAACTTATGCACTTCTAAGCTGAACCAGTATCAGTATCGCACTCTTAAAGTACAGAGCTGCTCCTATGATGCATTCATTGCTTATGACACTTCAGATCTGGCTGTGACAGATTGGGTTGTCAATGAATTATTGGTTCATTTGGAAGATAAAGGTGAAAGGCAATTTTGCCTCTGTTTggaagagagagattgggaattAGGAATGCCTGTTGTCGAGAATCTTTCTCAAAGCATTCACAAAAGCAAAAAGACCGTGTTCTTGCTCACAAGGAAGTATGTCAAGACTGGAACTTTCAAAACAGCCTTTTACATGGCTCACCAAAGACTAATGGATAAAAATGAAGATGTGATCGTGTTGATCCTGCTGGAACCTGTTTTAATAAActcaaaatatctgaaattaaggaAGAGGTTATGTCGCAGCTCTGTGTTACATTGGCCTAAAAATCCTAATTCTGAAGACTTTTTCTGGCAATGCTTAAGAAATGCGATAACAGCAAACAATAAGTCAAGATACAATACAATTGCAGAATTCACTTGA